One Obesumbacterium proteus DNA window includes the following coding sequences:
- a CDS encoding HdeD family acid-resistance protein, translating to MLNIDRKSLLGLDGNFLKKQRTLLLVISFLLLLGGIFCLINPFASGAALSAIVGTLFVLSGLGLIIGMIANRTRNFWPMVAGILMGVAYIIMGYVFITNPMVGIFTMSVILATLFALGGIIRLSAGFKLRGVSGGWLQIIIGILDLAIAAMFITAGPAMSVTLVTTIVGIEMLFSSFSCFQIAGLFKREA from the coding sequence ATGTTAAATATCGATCGTAAAAGTTTGCTCGGTCTAGATGGAAACTTTCTCAAAAAACAGCGGACCCTGCTGTTAGTCATTTCCTTTCTGCTGCTATTAGGCGGAATTTTCTGCCTGATTAACCCCTTTGCATCCGGTGCCGCGCTAAGTGCCATTGTGGGCACGCTGTTTGTGCTCAGTGGTTTGGGTTTGATTATCGGGATGATTGCTAACCGCACACGTAACTTCTGGCCAATGGTGGCGGGCATTCTGATGGGCGTCGCATACATCATTATGGGCTACGTATTTATCACCAACCCGATGGTAGGGATTTTCACCATGTCGGTGATCTTAGCGACCCTCTTTGCCCTAGGCGGTATTATTCGTTTGAGTGCCGGTTTCAAACTGCGTGGCGTGAGCGGAGGATGGCTCCAAATCATCATTGGGATTTTAGACTTGGCGATTGCCGCCATGTTTATCACCGCCGGCCCAGCCATGTCAGTCACGCTGGTCACCACTATCGTTGGGATTGAGATGCTGTTTAGCTCTTTCAGCTGTTTCCAAATCGCGGGGCTGTTTAAGCGAGAGGCTTAA
- the fucO gene encoding lactaldehyde reductase — protein sequence MTNRMILNETSFFGRGAVNELVPEVLRRGYGKALIVTDAQLVACGVVDKVTAKLDAAGLEYQIFDRVVPNPTIAVVQRGLATFNASGADYLIAIGGGSPQDTCKAIGIISANPEFEDVRSLEGVAPTHSPSVPILAIPTTAGTAAEVTINYVITDEENRRKFVCVDPHDIPLVAFIDADMMDGMPASLKAATGVDALTYAIEGFITRGAWELTDTLHLKAIEIIARSLRSSVAGLPEAVEDMALGQYVAGMGFSNVGLGLVHGMAHPLGAFYNTPHGVANAILLPHVMRYNAAYTGEKYRQIAQAMGADVAHASLEQVREAAIQAVEALNRDVGIPASLKEVGVREDDIAELAQAAFDDVCTGGNPRQAKIAEIEALYRAAM from the coding sequence ATGACAAATCGAATGATTTTGAATGAAACATCGTTTTTTGGTCGTGGCGCGGTGAATGAGTTAGTGCCAGAGGTTTTGCGCCGTGGTTATGGCAAAGCGCTGATCGTAACCGACGCTCAGTTGGTTGCCTGTGGCGTGGTGGACAAGGTGACCGCTAAACTCGATGCTGCCGGATTGGAATATCAGATTTTTGATCGCGTGGTGCCTAATCCTACGATTGCCGTTGTGCAGCGTGGGCTGGCAACGTTTAACGCGAGTGGCGCTGATTATCTAATCGCTATTGGTGGCGGTTCACCGCAGGATACCTGCAAAGCGATTGGGATCATCAGCGCTAACCCTGAGTTTGAGGATGTGCGCAGTTTGGAAGGCGTCGCGCCAACTCATAGCCCAAGCGTGCCGATTTTGGCCATTCCAACCACGGCAGGAACGGCGGCTGAAGTGACCATTAACTACGTGATCACCGATGAGGAGAATCGCCGGAAGTTTGTTTGTGTCGATCCTCATGACATCCCGCTGGTGGCCTTTATCGACGCCGATATGATGGACGGCATGCCCGCCAGTTTGAAAGCCGCAACGGGTGTGGATGCGCTTACCTACGCGATTGAGGGATTTATCACGCGCGGCGCATGGGAGCTTACCGACACACTGCATCTGAAAGCGATTGAAATCATCGCTCGGTCGCTGCGTAGCTCGGTTGCCGGTCTGCCTGAGGCCGTTGAAGATATGGCGCTGGGACAATATGTGGCGGGGATGGGATTCTCCAACGTGGGGTTAGGCTTGGTGCACGGTATGGCCCATCCGCTAGGCGCGTTTTATAACACCCCGCACGGCGTAGCCAACGCGATTTTGCTGCCTCATGTTATGCGTTATAACGCCGCATATACCGGTGAAAAATACCGTCAGATTGCGCAGGCAATGGGGGCCGATGTAGCACATGCTTCGTTGGAACAAGTGCGAGAAGCAGCAATTCAAGCGGTAGAAGCACTGAATCGTGACGTGGGGATTCCCGCTTCGCTAAAAGAGGTTGGCGTGCGTGAGGATGATATCGCAGAGCTGGCGCAGGCTGCGTTTGACGATGTTTGTACTGGAGGTAATCCCCGCCAGGCGAAAATCGCAGAGATCGAGGCGCTGTATCGGGCGGCAATGTGA
- the fucA gene encoding L-fuculose-phosphate aldolase yields the protein MERDSLAREIIHTCLEMTRLGLNQGTAGNVSVRYRDGMLITPTGIPYENLTESHIVYIDQHGKHEEGKVPSSEWRFHQIAYQTRPEANAVVHNHAVNCTAVSILNRPIPAIHYMIAAAGGSTIPCAPYATFGTKQLSEHVAVALKNRKATLLQHHGMIACEANLQKALWLAHEVEVLAELYLATLPIVDPVPVLSDEEIAIVLEKFKTYGLRVEE from the coding sequence ATGGAAAGAGACTCATTGGCTCGTGAAATAATTCATACCTGCTTGGAAATGACACGTCTGGGCCTAAATCAGGGGACTGCGGGTAATGTCAGCGTGCGCTACCGTGATGGAATGCTGATTACCCCAACGGGCATCCCTTATGAGAATTTGACCGAGTCACATATTGTTTATATCGACCAGCATGGGAAACACGAGGAGGGGAAAGTGCCTTCTAGTGAATGGCGCTTCCATCAGATTGCGTATCAAACGCGTCCAGAAGCCAACGCGGTAGTACACAACCATGCCGTGAACTGCACGGCGGTTTCTATTCTGAATCGCCCAATCCCAGCCATTCATTACATGATTGCCGCCGCCGGTGGCAGCACCATTCCCTGCGCGCCTTATGCAACGTTTGGCACCAAACAACTCTCTGAGCATGTCGCCGTTGCGCTAAAAAATCGTAAAGCCACGCTGTTACAGCATCACGGCATGATTGCCTGCGAAGCCAATTTACAAAAGGCGTTGTGGCTGGCTCACGAGGTTGAAGTTTTGGCCGAGCTTTATCTAGCAACGCTGCCAATTGTTGATCCGGTACCGGTATTGTCTGATGAAGAAATCGCCATTGTGTTGGAGAAATTCAAGACTTACGGCCTGCGTGTAGAAGAGTAA